A single window of Vibrio gazogenes DNA harbors:
- a CDS encoding DUF4212 domain-containing protein, with product MAFESSGHAQAYWKENLGIMGILLAIWFLVSYGAGVLFVDTLNTIQFGGFKLGFWFSQQGSIYVFVALIFIYVWRMNALDKKYNVHED from the coding sequence ATGGCGTTTGAATCATCAGGACACGCACAAGCTTACTGGAAAGAGAATTTGGGAATCATGGGAATCCTGCTAGCAATTTGGTTTCTGGTTTCTTACGGTGCCGGGGTTTTATTTGTAGACACGCTGAACACCATTCAATTCGGTGGTTTCAAACTCGGCTTTTGGTTTTCCCAGCAGGGGTCAATCTATGTCTTTGTTGCCCTCATTTTCATCTATGTCTGGCGAATGAACGCACTCGACAAGAAATATAACGTCCACGAAGACTAA
- a CDS encoding response regulator transcription factor, with the protein MDANYTIIIADDHPLFRNALFQSVHMAVSGANLQEADTLDALLTLLAREAEPDLVLLDLKMPGSNGISGLIQLKNTYPDLPIVVVSASEEPAVVAQVKKHGAFGFIPKSSDMRTLVNALNKVLNGDPYFPEALVVTNQPGNDLAEKIAALTPQQYKVLGMLSDGLLNKQIAYELNVSEATIKAHMTAIFRKLGVKNRTQAVILLNEIHD; encoded by the coding sequence ATGGACGCCAACTACACCATTATCATTGCAGATGATCATCCCCTCTTCCGTAATGCACTCTTTCAATCGGTGCATATGGCCGTGAGCGGTGCCAATCTACAAGAAGCAGATACGCTCGATGCACTGCTTACCCTTCTGGCAAGAGAAGCCGAACCCGATCTGGTTTTGCTCGATCTAAAAATGCCGGGTAGTAATGGTATCTCGGGTTTAATTCAGCTCAAAAATACCTATCCGGATTTACCGATTGTTGTGGTATCGGCCAGTGAAGAACCTGCGGTTGTTGCCCAAGTGAAAAAGCATGGTGCTTTCGGCTTTATTCCCAAATCCAGTGATATGCGAACGCTCGTCAATGCACTCAATAAAGTGCTCAATGGTGACCCATACTTCCCCGAAGCTCTGGTTGTGACCAATCAGCCCGGCAACGATTTGGCTGAAAAAATTGCGGCATTGACACCACAACAATATAAAGTTTTAGGGATGCTATCGGATGGCTTACTCAATAAACAGATCGCTTATGAATTGAATGTTTCCGAAGCCACCATCAAAGCCCATATGACCGCGATTTTTCGCAAACTCGGTGTCAAAAACCGCACGCAAGCCGTGATTCTGCTAAACGAAATTCACGACTGA
- a CDS encoding protein-disulfide reductase DsbD, which yields MRSIFLILTVLVSALLPLQAQQFDSPLSSAFTPNQSRFVTVDQAFPFLAYQQGNQLTLSWDIQPDYYLYQHKLSFNPQQVRIVSTHMRQGESHHDEFFGDVNIYTTPLQITLELADAGENAEIQVGYQGCAAQGFCYPPEVRTVPIAPLPTATRDSESSASNGVESQSGQQLQQQSVQPPQAEQNRLADALGENLWTVMLFLFLGIGLAFTPCVFPMYPIVTSIVLGQNNLNKKQAFGLAVIYVQGMALTYTLLGLVVASAGLQFQAALQSPAILITFSLLFILLSLSMFGLYTIQMPATLQTALNNLSQKQSGGRQVGVFIMGAISGLICSPCTTAPLSGALLYVAQTGDLMLGGIALYLLGLGMGIPLIMIAVFGQRFLPKSGPWMEKIKTLFGFILLAAPIFLLERIIPELWSASLWTLLGVSLFLWILMTSLRSVTNQFRKTLLLVLSLAGVGLSLTPVALYSGILTSPANAESLSFVQVQTVDELAQQLALAKANQQPVMIDFYADWCVACKEFEKYTFSKHAVQQKLANYRLIQADVTANNAQNKALLNHLGVLGLPTLSFWNSTGTRIPQARITGFLDADDFLAHLHQYAL from the coding sequence ATGCGTTCAATCTTTCTCATTTTGACAGTGCTGGTATCGGCCTTATTACCACTTCAGGCACAACAGTTTGATTCACCGTTGTCCTCAGCTTTTACGCCGAATCAATCACGATTTGTGACCGTCGATCAGGCATTCCCTTTTCTTGCTTATCAACAAGGAAATCAATTAACGCTAAGTTGGGATATTCAACCTGACTACTATCTGTATCAGCATAAATTGAGTTTTAACCCGCAACAGGTCCGTATTGTCTCGACTCACATGCGTCAAGGAGAGTCGCACCATGACGAATTTTTCGGTGATGTCAATATCTATACCACCCCACTTCAAATTACTTTAGAACTGGCTGATGCGGGAGAAAATGCCGAGATTCAAGTCGGCTATCAAGGCTGCGCCGCACAGGGATTTTGTTACCCGCCAGAAGTGCGCACAGTTCCGATTGCACCGCTTCCGACAGCAACTCGCGATTCAGAGAGTTCCGCATCAAACGGTGTCGAATCTCAGTCCGGTCAGCAATTGCAACAACAAAGCGTCCAGCCACCGCAGGCTGAACAAAATCGGTTAGCAGATGCACTGGGAGAAAACTTATGGACGGTTATGCTATTCCTGTTTCTCGGCATTGGATTAGCCTTCACACCTTGTGTTTTCCCTATGTATCCGATTGTCACCAGTATTGTGCTTGGCCAGAACAACCTCAATAAGAAACAAGCTTTCGGGCTGGCCGTTATTTATGTTCAGGGCATGGCCCTCACCTATACATTACTCGGACTTGTCGTCGCCTCTGCGGGATTACAATTTCAGGCAGCGCTGCAAAGCCCAGCCATCCTGATTACTTTCAGCCTGCTTTTCATTTTGCTGTCACTCTCCATGTTTGGTCTCTATACCATTCAAATGCCGGCGACCTTGCAAACAGCCCTGAATAATCTCAGTCAGAAACAATCAGGTGGCCGTCAGGTTGGCGTTTTCATCATGGGCGCTATCTCAGGACTGATCTGTTCCCCTTGCACCACCGCGCCACTCTCTGGTGCTTTACTGTATGTGGCACAAACCGGGGACTTGATGCTCGGTGGTATCGCGCTTTATCTGTTAGGGCTTGGGATGGGGATACCTTTGATTATGATTGCGGTCTTCGGTCAGCGTTTTCTGCCGAAGTCAGGGCCATGGATGGAAAAAATTAAAACGCTGTTCGGCTTCATCCTCCTTGCTGCACCCATTTTCCTTCTGGAACGAATCATTCCCGAATTATGGTCAGCCAGCTTATGGACGCTGCTTGGTGTGAGTCTTTTCCTATGGATATTGATGACCAGCCTCCGTTCTGTGACCAATCAGTTCAGAAAGACGTTACTCCTCGTCTTGTCTTTGGCCGGCGTCGGGCTTTCTCTGACACCAGTAGCGTTGTATTCCGGCATCCTCACTTCCCCAGCAAATGCTGAGTCATTGTCTTTTGTTCAGGTTCAGACTGTCGATGAACTGGCACAACAACTCGCCTTAGCAAAAGCGAATCAACAACCCGTCATGATCGACTTTTATGCCGACTGGTGTGTCGCCTGTAAAGAGTTCGAAAAATATACGTTCTCAAAGCATGCCGTACAGCAAAAACTCGCCAATTATCGTCTCATTCAAGCAGATGTCACGGCAAACAATGCGCAAAATAAAGCATTGCTGAACCACTTAGGCGTGCTCGGATTACCCACGCTCAGCTTCTGGAATTCGACAGGAACGCGTATTCCTCAAGCCCGAATCACTGGTTTTCTGGACGCAGATGACTTCTTAGCCCACCTTCACCAATATGCGTTATAA
- the aspA gene encoding aspartate ammonia-lyase, producing the protein MTTLSEAVAETATRLEEDLLGQRHVPADAYYGIHTLRAVENFNISNVTISDVPEFVRGMVMTKKAAALANKELGVIPKEIASYIIQACDVILETGKCMDQFPSDVFQGGAGTSVNMNTNEVIANLALELMGKEKGQYDVINPNDHVNKSQSTNCAYPTGFRIAVFNSVQKLVSSVGYLKEAFEIKSHEFSNILKMGRTQLQDAVPMTVGQEFHAWAVTLNEEIRALEYTSKLLLEVNLGATAIGTGLNAAEGYQALAVKHLAAVTGVDVVPAEDLIEATSDCGAYVMTHGALKRLAVKLSKICNDLRLLSSGPRAGLNELNLPELQAGSSIMPAKVNPVVPEVVNQVCFKVLGNDNTISFAAEGGQLQLNVMEPVIGQAMFESISILSNACINLRDKCIDGITVNKEVCENYVFNSIGIVTYLNPYIGHHEGDIVGKICAQTGKSVREVVLERGLLTETEVDDILSVENLRHPQYKAKRYE; encoded by the coding sequence ATGACTACCCTCTCTGAAGCAGTTGCTGAAACCGCTACCCGTCTGGAAGAAGATTTACTCGGTCAACGTCATGTCCCTGCTGATGCATATTACGGCATCCACACTTTACGAGCTGTAGAAAACTTCAATATCTCCAATGTCACCATTTCAGATGTCCCTGAATTTGTTCGTGGCATGGTCATGACCAAAAAAGCGGCAGCCCTTGCTAACAAAGAACTAGGCGTGATTCCAAAAGAGATTGCATCTTATATTATCCAAGCATGTGATGTTATTCTCGAAACAGGGAAGTGTATGGATCAATTCCCGTCAGATGTATTTCAGGGCGGTGCAGGGACTTCGGTCAATATGAACACCAACGAAGTCATTGCCAACCTTGCGCTAGAACTGATGGGGAAAGAAAAAGGACAATACGATGTGATCAACCCCAATGATCATGTCAACAAGAGTCAATCAACAAACTGTGCTTACCCAACCGGGTTCCGCATTGCTGTGTTTAACAGTGTACAAAAACTAGTGAGTTCAGTTGGTTATCTTAAAGAAGCATTTGAAATTAAGAGCCATGAATTTAGCAATATCCTCAAAATGGGTCGGACTCAGCTCCAAGATGCTGTACCGATGACCGTTGGTCAGGAATTCCATGCTTGGGCGGTGACATTGAATGAAGAGATCCGTGCGCTGGAATATACGTCCAAGCTTCTGCTTGAAGTCAACTTAGGTGCAACCGCTATCGGTACCGGTCTGAATGCTGCTGAAGGCTATCAGGCGCTGGCTGTGAAACATCTGGCAGCAGTTACTGGTGTCGATGTTGTTCCGGCAGAAGACTTAATTGAAGCGACATCTGACTGTGGTGCTTATGTGATGACACATGGTGCGCTCAAACGTCTGGCAGTGAAACTTTCTAAAATCTGTAACGATTTACGTCTGCTTTCTTCCGGACCAAGAGCAGGACTGAATGAACTGAACCTGCCAGAACTTCAAGCTGGTTCGTCCATTATGCCGGCGAAAGTGAACCCAGTGGTTCCTGAAGTCGTCAATCAGGTGTGCTTTAAAGTGTTGGGTAACGACAATACCATCTCTTTTGCCGCTGAAGGAGGACAACTCCAACTGAACGTCATGGAACCCGTTATCGGTCAGGCAATGTTTGAGTCAATCTCAATTCTGTCTAATGCATGTATCAATCTACGCGATAAGTGTATTGACGGCATTACAGTTAACAAAGAAGTTTGTGAGAACTATGTGTTCAACTCAATCGGCATTGTGACTTACCTGAACCCATATATCGGTCACCATGAGGGTGATATTGTTGGCAAAATCTGTGCTCAAACCGGTAAGAGTGTCCGCGAAGTTGTTCTGGAACGCGGTTTGCTCACTGAAACTGAAGTAGACGATATTCTATCCGTCGAAAACCTGAGACATCCTCAATATAAAGCGAAACGCTACGAATAA
- a CDS encoding sensor domain-containing diguanylate cyclase: protein MLFIWLCLSVIPFGYYLHLSNEAHRFFVQQLETQSKQYLGHIETKATQVSKLIQQNFAQLSHSPLLLDFARTGNPTYRNYLKNQWYLTAANVEFFYQLRYIDHQGKEIIRIDYTPQMSQPYVVPDNALQNKGKRDYFYYAQRLAPGEQGYFGIDLEREFGQIVTPYKPGFRIIYPIVHDQQRLGYFIANLEVLGIIKNITSNDLGYSVDFIDKSGYYILSSNKNKLFGRLIKARENINLAYEHPKLWEYIHHTPYQSGSLLTDDGLYVFQPFQTPLFGNNHDMTLMTMYPHHLIEQGFAQRNKEIQMTVIMLLLFFGIIAGFFALLWESYLINRLEQTFNQVVLDNSVAVALTNANHIILRANLRFCKLFGTEQFDIQGKNILDLQPATAKYKNILRQLQTSGEWQGQVQIGNEDPPHVCKVEVRALEGSIKQISHYVYSFSDISEHYNAILELKEKNERDMMTGLWNKKKFNQTLLHYSRLQERYSNQPKSSLAIIDVDDFKRINDTYGHSVGDQVLLRLANQMLSILRDTDFISRIGGDEFAVIIQHADVKTSQKLMERICLAIESWQEYDTTISVGIAEITSNHHQSFVNADKALYRSKKKGKNCVSAHGIEQLTVVQSS, encoded by the coding sequence ATGCTATTCATATGGCTGTGTCTATCCGTGATCCCTTTCGGATACTATCTCCATCTCAGCAATGAAGCCCATCGTTTCTTTGTTCAACAGCTCGAAACACAAAGTAAACAATATCTTGGACATATTGAAACCAAAGCGACTCAGGTGAGTAAGCTCATCCAACAGAATTTTGCACAACTGAGCCACTCTCCCTTACTGCTCGACTTTGCAAGAACGGGAAACCCGACCTACCGTAATTATCTTAAAAATCAATGGTATCTGACAGCAGCAAATGTCGAGTTTTTCTACCAGTTGCGCTACATCGATCATCAAGGGAAAGAAATCATTCGTATCGATTATACGCCGCAGATGAGTCAACCCTATGTCGTGCCGGACAATGCGTTACAGAATAAAGGCAAACGTGATTATTTTTATTATGCACAAAGACTTGCTCCAGGCGAGCAGGGGTATTTTGGGATCGATCTGGAGCGAGAATTCGGCCAAATTGTGACCCCATACAAACCGGGATTTCGCATAATCTATCCAATTGTTCATGACCAACAACGCTTGGGATATTTCATTGCGAATCTTGAAGTCTTAGGCATTATCAAAAACATCACATCCAACGATCTAGGCTACTCAGTTGATTTTATTGATAAAAGTGGTTATTACATTCTCAGTAGTAATAAAAATAAGCTCTTTGGCCGATTGATCAAAGCGCGGGAAAACATCAACCTTGCTTATGAGCACCCCAAACTATGGGAGTATATTCATCATACCCCCTATCAATCCGGTAGCCTCCTGACCGATGACGGTTTATACGTGTTTCAACCATTTCAGACGCCGCTATTCGGTAATAACCATGACATGACGTTGATGACCATGTATCCACATCACCTCATCGAGCAAGGGTTTGCTCAGAGAAATAAAGAGATCCAGATGACCGTCATCATGCTGTTGCTCTTCTTTGGCATTATTGCCGGTTTCTTTGCCCTATTATGGGAAAGTTATCTCATTAATCGATTAGAACAAACATTCAATCAGGTCGTACTCGACAACAGTGTTGCTGTCGCACTCACGAATGCAAACCATATCATTCTGCGAGCCAATCTACGTTTCTGTAAACTTTTCGGCACCGAGCAGTTTGATATTCAAGGAAAAAACATCCTCGATTTACAACCTGCCACAGCAAAATATAAAAATATTCTCAGACAACTCCAAACAAGCGGAGAATGGCAGGGACAAGTACAGATTGGTAATGAGGATCCACCACATGTCTGTAAAGTGGAAGTTCGGGCGCTTGAAGGTTCCATCAAACAGATTAGCCACTATGTTTATTCATTCAGTGATATCTCTGAACACTATAATGCGATTTTAGAGCTCAAAGAGAAGAATGAACGGGACATGATGACCGGGCTCTGGAATAAGAAAAAATTTAACCAAACGTTATTGCACTATTCAAGATTGCAGGAACGGTATAGCAATCAACCCAAAAGCAGTCTGGCAATCATTGATGTCGATGACTTCAAACGGATCAATGATACTTACGGACACTCAGTCGGTGATCAGGTTCTGCTACGTTTAGCCAATCAAATGTTGTCGATCCTGCGTGATACTGATTTTATCTCGCGCATCGGTGGCGATGAATTTGCGGTTATCATTCAACATGCCGATGTAAAAACATCGCAGAAATTGATGGAACGGATCTGTCTTGCTATCGAGTCATGGCAAGAATACGACACCACGATCAGTGTCGGAATTGCAGAAATCACATCCAATCATCATCAGTCCTTCGTCAACGCAGATAAAGCACTCTATCGTTCTAAGAAAAAAGGAAAAAATTGTGTTTCCGCTCATGGAATCGAACAATTGACCGTTGTGCAAAGTAGCTAA
- a CDS encoding FxsA family protein, producing the protein MFPIILFLFIAVPIIEIGLFIQVGGYLGLWPTIGLVLITAFVGASLVRSQGLQTLLTMQQRLQDGELPAQQILEGVLLAVAGVLLLTPGFMTDLMGMFVLLPGPRAMLARKLMDKVVIQGNVQQPFGPRAPHDRESHRGNTYEGEYDRKDDDDDHDKLN; encoded by the coding sequence GTGTTTCCCATTATCTTATTTTTATTTATTGCAGTTCCAATCATCGAAATTGGGTTATTTATTCAGGTCGGTGGATATTTGGGATTGTGGCCGACTATCGGTCTGGTTTTGATCACTGCATTTGTCGGAGCATCTTTGGTGCGAAGTCAGGGATTACAGACCCTGCTGACGATGCAACAGCGACTACAGGATGGTGAACTACCGGCACAACAGATTCTGGAAGGGGTATTACTGGCGGTTGCCGGGGTACTGTTATTGACGCCGGGTTTTATGACGGATCTGATGGGGATGTTTGTTCTGCTGCCGGGACCACGTGCAATGCTGGCACGTAAGCTGATGGACAAAGTCGTCATTCAAGGGAATGTCCAACAACCATTTGGCCCCAGAGCCCCTCATGATCGGGAATCTCATCGCGGTAACACTTACGAAGGTGAATATGATCGCAAAGACGATGATGATGATCATGATAAATTGAATTAA
- a CDS encoding tRNA (cytidine(34)-2'-O)-methyltransferase, translating to MFHIALYCPNIAQNTGNIIRLSTNNGCHLHLIEPLGFDLEEKNLRRAALDYRDMAKVSVHPNYEAFLAAIGEQRIFALTTKGSRPHDEPTYQAGDVLLFGSETAGLPDDIRNGFPEERRIRIPMLPNARSMNLSNSVAVVSYEAWRQLGFPGGK from the coding sequence ATGTTTCACATTGCATTATATTGTCCGAATATTGCCCAGAATACCGGTAATATCATTCGGTTGTCGACCAACAATGGCTGTCATCTTCATTTGATCGAGCCATTAGGTTTTGATCTTGAAGAAAAAAATCTGCGTCGTGCCGCCCTTGATTACAGAGACATGGCGAAGGTCAGTGTCCATCCTAACTACGAAGCATTCTTAGCGGCGATTGGCGAGCAACGGATCTTCGCACTGACGACCAAAGGTTCCAGACCTCATGATGAGCCAACTTATCAAGCCGGTGATGTGTTGCTATTTGGGTCTGAAACAGCGGGGTTACCTGATGACATCCGCAATGGTTTCCCTGAAGAGCGCAGAATTCGGATCCCGATGCTGCCCAATGCGCGTAGCATGAACCTCTCGAATTCTGTGGCGGTTGTGAGCTACGAAGCGTGGCGTCAGCTTGGTTTTCCCGGCGGGAAGTAA
- the cpxA gene encoding envelope stress sensor histidine kinase CpxA has protein sequence MHLPKLNSLYGRIFAMFWLTMFLILIVVLLLPNLDPRKARDLPSSERQRLTAIKENLETRFAGEQALTPILRALSAQFTRQPRRNMHHRLLRENQDKPHLFLTDMAGNILMINGNQMISNRILQNFITGIDSVEQPQQRLYGHFLMTGPMPIHLARQPLLLYVAFPDNQLPPLFIRLLDHPVSLLLVVMLISTPLLLWLAWALSQPAQKLALASQRVAQGEFQIDRSLEQGTTEFRQAGQSFNHMVGAVNEMISGQQRLLSDISHELRSPLTRLRMATALATRKQGAGPELERIDTEAQRLEQMIGELLELSRMQLNSHSDQETQPLSSLWETLLEDAAFEAEQMAKTLTYSTIPERCISGNPQQLMSAVENIVRNAIYYGKDQIRITFSDTPQQLTLCVEDNGEGVPDDELANIFRPFYRVSTTRERHSGGTGLGLAITENAIRQHRGTIQASRSTMGGLMISITLPLDMTD, from the coding sequence ATGCATCTTCCTAAGTTAAACAGCCTCTATGGTCGAATCTTTGCCATGTTCTGGCTCACCATGTTCCTGATTTTGATCGTCGTGCTTTTGTTGCCAAACCTTGACCCGAGAAAAGCCAGAGACTTACCGAGTTCGGAACGGCAACGTCTGACGGCAATCAAAGAGAATCTTGAAACCCGATTTGCCGGAGAACAAGCGCTCACTCCCATTCTCAGAGCATTATCCGCCCAGTTCACCAGACAACCCAGACGCAATATGCACCATCGCCTGCTCAGGGAGAATCAAGACAAACCCCATCTGTTTCTAACCGATATGGCAGGTAACATTTTGATGATCAATGGCAATCAGATGATCAGCAACCGGATTCTCCAAAACTTTATCACTGGGATTGATTCAGTCGAGCAGCCGCAGCAACGGCTGTACGGCCATTTTCTGATGACAGGGCCGATGCCAATTCATCTTGCCCGACAACCATTACTACTCTACGTCGCCTTCCCCGACAATCAACTGCCTCCCCTTTTTATTCGCTTGCTCGATCATCCAGTGTCTCTGCTACTGGTGGTCATGTTGATTAGTACACCATTACTGCTTTGGCTGGCATGGGCATTAAGTCAACCGGCTCAAAAACTCGCGCTGGCATCACAACGTGTTGCGCAAGGCGAGTTTCAGATTGATCGCTCTCTGGAACAGGGAACCACCGAATTTCGTCAAGCCGGTCAGAGCTTTAACCACATGGTCGGTGCCGTCAATGAGATGATTTCAGGGCAACAACGGCTTTTATCCGATATTTCGCATGAACTGCGCTCACCGCTCACCCGTTTAAGGATGGCAACCGCACTCGCGACCCGTAAACAGGGAGCCGGCCCTGAACTGGAAAGAATCGATACCGAAGCTCAACGTTTAGAACAGATGATCGGCGAACTGTTGGAACTGTCCAGAATGCAGCTCAACAGCCACTCCGACCAAGAAACACAACCCCTGTCCAGTTTATGGGAAACCTTACTTGAAGATGCAGCCTTCGAAGCAGAACAGATGGCAAAGACGCTCACCTATTCAACGATTCCGGAGCGATGTATCTCAGGCAACCCCCAGCAACTGATGAGTGCCGTCGAAAATATAGTGCGTAATGCGATTTACTACGGCAAAGATCAAATTCGAATCACGTTCAGTGATACACCACAACAGTTGACACTCTGTGTTGAAGATAACGGTGAAGGCGTTCCAGATGATGAATTGGCGAATATCTTTCGCCCATTTTATCGCGTCTCAACCACCAGAGAACGCCATAGCGGAGGCACCGGACTGGGGCTTGCGATTACCGAGAATGCCATCCGCCAGCATCGAGGCACGATTCAAGCCAGCCGAAGCACTATGGGCGGACTGATGATTAGCATCACCCTGCCGCTGGATATGACAGATTGA
- a CDS encoding response regulator, which produces MPHILIIDDDTELTALLKEVLSLEGFSVTEAHDGEAGLHMLDERTDIILLDVMMPKLNGMETLKRIRSASQYAQTPVLMLTAKGEEIDRVIGLELGADDYLPKPFSDRELLARIRAILRRTQYAPTHQSNEEIKSEDLRLYPKRQEAYCNDQLLELTTTEFALLTHFVQHLGETLTKETLSLDVLGKRLAAFDRAIDMHVSNLRKKLPPRSDGRERIKTLRGRGYLMIAED; this is translated from the coding sequence ATGCCCCATATCCTAATCATTGATGATGACACTGAGTTAACCGCACTACTCAAGGAAGTGCTCAGCCTTGAAGGATTCAGTGTTACAGAAGCCCACGATGGGGAAGCCGGCCTACATATGCTTGATGAACGGACAGATATCATCTTATTGGATGTAATGATGCCCAAGCTGAACGGGATGGAAACGCTGAAAAGAATTCGTTCCGCTTCTCAATATGCTCAAACACCTGTGCTGATGCTGACAGCCAAAGGGGAAGAAATTGATCGGGTGATTGGTCTTGAGCTTGGTGCTGATGATTATCTGCCAAAACCGTTCAGTGACCGGGAACTGCTGGCCCGAATCCGTGCCATTCTCCGTCGCACCCAATACGCACCGACACATCAATCAAATGAAGAGATCAAAAGTGAGGACTTACGTCTTTACCCGAAAAGACAAGAAGCATACTGCAACGATCAACTGCTTGAGTTAACCACAACAGAATTTGCACTGCTGACTCACTTTGTCCAGCACCTGGGAGAAACACTCACGAAAGAAACGCTGAGTCTGGATGTGCTCGGGAAACGACTGGCAGCATTTGACCGGGCCATTGATATGCATGTCTCCAACCTGAGGAAAAAACTCCCACCCCGCAGTGATGGCCGGGAAAGAATCAAAACATTGCGTGGCCGCGGCTACCTGATGATTGCGGAGGACTGA
- a CDS encoding Spy/CpxP family protein refolding chaperone, with translation MNTLTKVILAAVVLPFTLGSMNVFAGYQNHHGGGQWGNQCSECQRYDHRGMFRTLNLTPEQQNQLTALRQKHWEQRQTRMQNYHQEMTPILLAKSFDEKAAQTLAGKMENVRIDRRVEMMRQRHEMLNILTPEQQKQWRKMFQERSFGRMAGQGQGGGPRIMMNQW, from the coding sequence ATGAACACTTTAACAAAAGTAATATTGGCTGCTGTTGTGCTCCCGTTCACGCTCGGCAGTATGAATGTTTTTGCCGGATATCAGAACCATCATGGCGGTGGTCAATGGGGGAATCAATGTTCCGAATGTCAGCGTTATGATCACCGTGGGATGTTTCGGACACTCAACCTGACGCCAGAGCAGCAAAATCAACTGACAGCACTCCGACAAAAGCATTGGGAGCAAAGGCAGACTCGGATGCAAAATTATCATCAAGAGATGACGCCTATTTTACTGGCAAAAAGTTTTGATGAGAAAGCCGCTCAGACATTGGCTGGCAAAATGGAAAACGTGCGCATTGACCGGCGCGTAGAGATGATGCGCCAACGGCATGAGATGTTGAATATTTTGACCCCCGAGCAACAAAAACAATGGCGGAAGATGTTTCAAGAAAGATCATTCGGTCGTATGGCAGGACAGGGTCAAGGCGGTGGTCCTCGCATCATGATGAACCAATGGTAG
- the fieF gene encoding CDF family cation-efflux transporter FieF (FieF, a metal efflux transporter, is a member of the CDF (cation diffusion facilitator) family of transporters.), whose amino-acid sequence MHSNYIRLVKSAAWSATIVAVTLLIIKMFAWWHTGSVSLLASVIDSLLDIAASVVNLWVVRYALQPADREHTFGHGKAESLAALAQAMFISGSACFLFLNGVDRFFRPQPLQTPELGIYVSALAIVVTFLLVRYQKYVVKKTGSQAIAADSLHYQSDLWMNIAIMIALAMSWKGVTQADAIFAVGIGIYILYSAYQIIHEAIQTLLDRKLPDEEISHIRQLSLSVEGVLGIHGLRTRMSGPVRFIQLHLELDDHLPLIQAHEISDQVEALLLAEFPGSDVLVHQDPYSVILQSEYEQKMAEWS is encoded by the coding sequence ATGCACTCAAATTATATTCGCTTAGTGAAATCAGCAGCATGGAGTGCGACCATTGTCGCGGTTACGTTGCTGATCATTAAAATGTTTGCTTGGTGGCATACCGGTTCAGTCAGCTTACTTGCGTCGGTGATTGACTCTTTGCTCGATATTGCCGCATCGGTGGTTAACCTGTGGGTGGTCCGCTATGCACTTCAGCCGGCAGATCGGGAACATACATTTGGTCATGGGAAAGCAGAATCTCTCGCTGCACTGGCACAAGCGATGTTTATTTCGGGATCGGCCTGCTTCTTGTTTCTGAACGGGGTTGACCGTTTCTTCCGTCCTCAGCCGCTACAAACACCGGAGCTGGGGATCTACGTGAGTGCGCTGGCTATCGTGGTGACCTTCCTGTTGGTTCGGTATCAGAAGTATGTGGTGAAAAAAACCGGGAGTCAGGCGATTGCAGCGGACTCTTTGCACTATCAGTCTGATTTATGGATGAACATTGCAATTATGATCGCATTAGCGATGAGTTGGAAAGGGGTGACCCAAGCCGATGCAATCTTCGCCGTCGGGATCGGGATTTATATTTTATATAGCGCGTACCAGATTATTCATGAAGCGATTCAGACGTTATTGGATCGCAAACTGCCGGATGAAGAAATCAGTCACATCCGTCAGTTGAGTTTATCGGTTGAGGGCGTTTTAGGGATTCATGGTTTACGGACGCGAATGTCGGGACCGGTGCGTTTTATTCAGCTTCATCTGGAGCTAGATGATCATTTACCGTTGATTCAGGCACATGAGATTTCTGATCAGGTTGAAGCGCTATTGCTGGCGGAGTTTCCCGGTTCTGATGTGCTGGTTCACCAAGACCCTTATTCTGTGATTCTACAATCAGAATATGAGCAGAAAATGGCAGAATGGTCGTGA